Proteins from a genomic interval of Helicobacter pylori Shi112:
- a CDS encoding tRNA threonylcarbamoyladenosine dehydratase, with amino-acid sequence MSEPIDRFTRIRWLFKNDFEKIRRQRVLICGVGGVGGFALDALYRVGIGQITIIDKDVFDVTNQNRQIGSERIGESKVLVLQDLYKGIQALNLHIDEAFLNSFNFRDYDYILDCMDDLPIKTSLAIKCQNFAYGKFISSMGSAKRLNPKHIQVGSVWESYGDKFGRKFRDFLKKRRFKGDFKVVFSPEVPHCIELGSFNAVTASFGLQIASEVVQDIIK; translated from the coding sequence TTGTCTGAACCCATAGATAGATTCACGCGCATAAGGTGGTTGTTTAAAAACGATTTTGAAAAAATCCGCCGACAAAGGGTTTTAATCTGTGGCGTGGGGGGCGTTGGGGGCTTTGCACTAGACGCTTTGTATCGTGTGGGGATAGGGCAAATCACTATCATTGATAAAGATGTGTTTGATGTTACCAATCAAAACCGCCAGATTGGATCAGAAAGGATAGGAGAATCTAAAGTGTTGGTGTTGCAAGATCTCTATAAGGGCATTCAAGCTTTGAATTTGCATATAGATGAAGCGTTTTTAAATTCGTTTAATTTTAGAGATTATGATTACATTTTAGATTGCATGGACGATTTGCCTATTAAAACGAGCTTAGCGATCAAATGTCAAAATTTCGCTTACGGGAAATTTATCAGCTCTATGGGGAGCGCGAAACGCTTGAACCCTAAACACATCCAAGTGGGGAGCGTGTGGGAAAGCTATGGCGATAAATTCGGGCGTAAATTTAGGGATTTTTTAAAAAAACGCCGCTTTAAAGGGGATTTTAAAGTGGTTTTTAGCCCTGAAGTCCCGCATTGCATAGAGCTTGGGAGTTTTAATGCGGTTACGGCGAGTTTTGGTTTGCAAATAGCGAGTGAAGTCGTGCAAGACATTATCAAATAA
- a CDS encoding carbon-nitrogen hydrolase, translating to MICASVLQHAYCGSRKKTIEHTANLLEQALKKHPKTNLVVLQELNPYSYFCQSENPKFFDLGEYFEEDKAFFSALAQKFQVVLIASLFEKRTKGLYHNSAVVFEKDGLIAGVYRKMHIPDDPGFYEKFYFTPGDLGFEPIVTSVGKLGLMVCWDQWYPEAARIMALKGAEILIYPSAIGFLEEDSNEEKKRQQNAWETIQRGHAIANGLPLIATNRVGVELDPSGTIKGGITFFGSSFVVGALGEFLAKASDKEEILYAEIDLERTEEVRRMWPFLRDRRIDFYNDLLKRYI from the coding sequence ATGATTTGTGCAAGCGTCCTCCAGCATGCTTATTGCGGCTCTAGAAAAAAAACCATAGAGCATACAGCAAACTTGCTTGAACAAGCGCTAAAAAAACACCCTAAAACCAATTTAGTGGTGTTGCAAGAATTAAACCCTTATAGTTATTTTTGCCAGAGCGAAAACCCTAAATTTTTTGATTTGGGCGAATATTTTGAAGAGGATAAGGCTTTTTTTAGCGCTTTAGCCCAAAAATTTCAAGTGGTGCTGATCGCTTCTTTATTTGAAAAGCGCACTAAAGGGTTGTATCACAATAGCGCTGTTGTGTTTGAAAAAGACGGATTAATCGCTGGAGTGTATCGCAAAATGCACATTCCTGATGACCCGGGGTTTTATGAAAAATTTTATTTCACGCCGGGGGATTTGGGCTTTGAGCCTATTGTTACAAGCGTGGGCAAATTAGGGCTTATGGTGTGCTGGGATCAGTGGTATCCTGAGGCAGCAAGGATTATGGCTTTAAAAGGGGCAGAAATTTTAATCTATCCTAGCGCGATAGGGTTTTTAGAAGAAGACTCTAATGAAGAAAAAAAACGCCAGCAAAATGCATGGGAGACTATCCAAAGAGGGCATGCGATCGCTAATGGCTTGCCTTTGATTGCGACTAACAGAGTGGGCGTAGAGTTAGATCCTAGCGGCACGATTAAGGGAGGCATCACTTTTTTTGGCTCTAGTTTTGTGGTGGGGGCTTTGGGCGAATTTTTAGCTAAAGCGAGCGATAAAGAAGAGATTTTGTATGCAGAAATTGATTTAGAACGCACCGAAGAAGTGCGCCGAATGTGGCCGTTTTTGAGAGACAGGCGTATTGATTTTTATAACGATTTGTTGAAACGCTATATTTAA
- a CDS encoding Na+/H+ antiporter family protein, producing the protein MLENSSIWSNPAFVAIICMCVLSLLRLNVMLSMISATLIAGLMGGLGITESFNAMIDGMKGNLNIALSYILLGALAVAIAKSNLIKVALSKLIGLMNYKRSTFCFLIAFIACFSQNLVPVHIAFIPILIPPLLHLMNRLELDRRAVACALTFGLQAPYLVLPVGFGLIFQTTILEQLKANGVSATLAQITGVMWIAGLAMAVGLFVAVLTLYKKPRHYKEKSFNIENYDSLKLNYHDYLTFIGIIVAFVIQLATDSMPLAAFLALAIILLGRGIKFKETDSLMDDSVKMMAFIAFVMLVASGFGEVLQKVHAIEGLVNSITSVVQGKLLGAFLMLVVGLFITMGIGTSFGTIPIIAVFYVPLCAKLGFSIESTILLIGIAAALGDAGSPASDSTMGPTCGLNADNQHNHIYDTCVPTFLVYNLPLIVFGVVGALLLG; encoded by the coding sequence ATGCTAGAAAATAGCTCTATATGGAGCAATCCTGCCTTTGTGGCTATCATTTGCATGTGCGTTCTTAGCCTTTTAAGGCTCAATGTCATGCTTTCTATGATAAGTGCGACTCTCATAGCAGGACTTATGGGAGGGCTTGGGATCACGGAGAGTTTTAATGCAATGATAGATGGCATGAAAGGCAATTTAAACATCGCTTTAAGCTACATCCTTTTAGGGGCTTTAGCGGTAGCGATCGCTAAAAGCAATCTCATTAAAGTCGCTTTGAGTAAATTAATAGGCTTAATGAACTACAAGCGATCCACTTTTTGCTTTTTGATCGCTTTCATCGCATGTTTTTCGCAAAATTTAGTGCCGGTGCATATCGCTTTTATCCCTATTTTAATCCCCCCTCTTTTGCATTTAATGAACCGGCTAGAATTGGATAGAAGAGCGGTCGCTTGCGCTTTAACCTTTGGTTTGCAAGCCCCCTACTTGGTGCTTCCTGTAGGGTTTGGCTTGATTTTTCAAACCACCATTTTAGAGCAATTAAAAGCTAATGGCGTTAGCGCTACCCTAGCGCAAATCACAGGAGTGATGTGGATAGCGGGGTTAGCGATGGCTGTTGGGCTATTTGTCGCTGTATTAACGCTATACAAAAAACCCAGACACTACAAAGAAAAATCTTTTAACATAGAAAATTACGACTCGCTTAAATTAAACTACCATGACTACTTGACTTTTATAGGGATTATCGTGGCGTTTGTGATCCAATTAGCCACCGATTCGATGCCTTTAGCCGCCTTTTTAGCGTTAGCGATCATCTTATTAGGCCGTGGCATTAAGTTTAAAGAAACAGACTCGCTTATGGATGATAGCGTGAAAATGATGGCGTTTATCGCTTTTGTAATGTTAGTGGCTAGCGGGTTTGGAGAAGTGTTGCAAAAAGTGCATGCGATAGAGGGCTTAGTGAATTCGATCACAAGCGTCGTCCAAGGGAAGCTTTTAGGGGCTTTTTTAATGCTTGTTGTAGGGCTTTTTATCACTATGGGGATAGGGACTTCTTTTGGCACTATTCCTATCATCGCTGTGTTTTATGTCCCTTTATGCGCGAAATTAGGTTTTAGCATAGAATCTACGATTTTACTCATCGGCATAGCCGCAGCTTTAGGCGATGCAGGCTCACCGGCTAGCGATAGCACCATGGGGCCCACTTGCGGGCTTAACGCAGACAACCAACACAATCATATCTATGACACATGCGTGCCGACTTTTTTAGTCTATAACCTCCCTTTGATTGTTTTTGGAGTGGTTGGAGCGTTACTATTAGGCTAA
- the fliS gene encoding flagellar export chaperone FliS, translating into MQYANAYQAYQHNRVSVESPAKLIEMLYEGILRFSSQAKRCIENEDIEKKIYYINRVTDIFTELLNILDYEKGGEVAVYLTGLYTHQIKVLTQANVENDASKIDLVLNVARGLLEAWREIHSDELA; encoded by the coding sequence ATGCAATACGCTAACGCTTATCAAGCCTACCAGCATAACCGAGTGAGTGTGGAATCCCCGGCAAAACTCATTGAAATGCTTTATGAAGGGATTTTAAGATTTTCTTCGCAAGCCAAACGCTGTATTGAAAATGAAGACATTGAAAAAAAGATTTATTATATTAACAGGGTTACGGATATTTTCACGGAATTGTTGAATATTTTAGATTATGAAAAAGGGGGGGAAGTGGCAGTGTATCTTACAGGCTTATACACCCATCAAATCAAAGTTTTAACGCAAGCCAATGTGGAAAATGATGCGAGCAAGATTGATTTGGTGTTGAATGTGGCTAGGGGGTTACTAGAAGCATGGAGGGAAATCCATTCAGATGAACTCGCCTGA